In Nostoc sp. UHCC 0926, a single genomic region encodes these proteins:
- a CDS encoding ribonucleoside-diphosphate reductase subunit alpha translates to MQAPSTLSLGSTTDIHVIRRDGSTTSLEINKIRTVVNWACCGLSTNSIALEAHLTTRLRPGITTREIQDNLIRCALDLCSPEEPDWRYVAGRLHIWSLWKDTKVSRGYQYGYYARTVHFKVLEGQYDRRILTYSPEELEIANTWINPDWDADYDYAGAVLLTKRYLLANELPQEAFLTCALLIASVETPDKRLTWAKQFYEAIAHRQISLATPILANLRIPNGSLASCFITAMDDNLESIFGGIHDAARISKNGGGVGVNLSRIRATGSWVMGKANASGGVVPWIKLLNDTAIAVNQGGRRAGAVTVSLDVWHLDLPEFLEMQTESGDGRRKAYDVFPQLVVSDEFMRRVAADTEWTLVDPYEVRTRLGIELASTWGEAFERAYLQIEASLDNSITLYKRVNARLLLKQVMRTQLETGMPYLWFKDTANRANPNQHQGYIPGGNLCQESWSNVKPGEEAHTCNLVSINLANLENEQRAEICQIAVRILDNTIELTSPPFAASATHNAKYRTIGVGCMGLADWLAKRHLTYTHLQEISDLFEDIGYYCTAASMELAQERGAYPAFGGSEWSKGHLIGAKPVDWFKQHASQPERFLQLSQDIKQHGIRNSHITAIAPNTSSSLVQGCTASVLPVYSKFFYEKWAKGSVPIAPPYIRDHLWFYVENKTLDQKKVVKAIATIQQWIDTGISMELLFNLNAGVYFPDEPERSLTALDIFETLMLAWELGCKAIYYIRTVQKDSFKESNEQCVACAS, encoded by the coding sequence ATGCAAGCTCCATCTACACTCTCTCTTGGCTCCACAACGGATATCCATGTCATTCGTCGTGATGGTTCGACGACATCGTTGGAAATTAATAAAATTCGCACAGTGGTTAATTGGGCTTGTTGCGGACTTTCAACAAATTCCATTGCTCTAGAAGCACATCTGACAACTCGATTGCGTCCCGGCATTACCACGCGAGAAATTCAAGATAATTTAATTCGCTGTGCCTTGGATTTGTGTAGTCCTGAAGAACCTGATTGGCGCTATGTAGCAGGTCGCTTACATATTTGGAGTTTGTGGAAAGATACTAAAGTTAGCCGTGGCTATCAGTACGGGTACTATGCTCGGACTGTACATTTCAAAGTTCTAGAAGGACAATACGATCGCCGCATCTTGACCTACTCTCCTGAAGAGTTAGAGATTGCTAACACTTGGATAAATCCCGACTGGGATGCCGATTATGATTATGCGGGAGCGGTATTACTGACGAAGCGATATCTTTTGGCGAATGAGTTGCCTCAAGAAGCATTTTTGACTTGTGCGCTCTTGATTGCCTCCGTGGAAACACCAGATAAGCGATTAACCTGGGCAAAGCAATTTTATGAAGCGATCGCTCATCGTCAAATATCTTTAGCAACACCCATTTTGGCGAACTTACGGATTCCCAATGGCTCCCTTGCTAGTTGTTTCATTACGGCAATGGACGATAATTTGGAAAGTATTTTTGGCGGCATTCATGATGCGGCTCGCATTTCCAAAAATGGCGGCGGTGTGGGGGTGAATCTGTCTCGGATTCGAGCAACAGGTAGTTGGGTGATGGGCAAGGCGAATGCATCAGGTGGTGTGGTTCCCTGGATTAAGTTGTTAAATGATACAGCGATCGCAGTTAATCAAGGTGGACGCAGAGCAGGTGCTGTTACTGTGAGTCTAGATGTTTGGCATTTGGACTTACCCGAATTTTTGGAAATGCAAACCGAAAGTGGGGACGGGCGACGCAAAGCTTATGACGTGTTCCCGCAATTGGTTGTCAGTGACGAATTTATGCGGCGAGTAGCAGCAGATACAGAATGGACTTTAGTTGATCCTTATGAGGTACGAACTCGTTTAGGCATTGAACTAGCTTCAACTTGGGGTGAAGCATTTGAACGTGCCTATCTTCAAATCGAAGCCAGTTTAGATAACTCAATTACACTCTACAAACGGGTGAATGCGCGTCTTTTACTCAAACAGGTGATGCGAACCCAATTAGAAACCGGGATGCCTTATCTGTGGTTCAAAGATACCGCGAACCGAGCTAATCCCAATCAGCATCAGGGCTATATTCCAGGTGGAAACCTTTGTCAAGAATCATGGTCAAATGTAAAACCAGGTGAAGAAGCACATACGTGTAATCTTGTTAGTATTAATCTTGCGAATTTAGAAAATGAGCAGCGAGCAGAGATTTGTCAAATTGCAGTACGTATACTAGATAACACCATTGAACTGACCTCACCGCCATTTGCTGCTAGTGCCACTCACAACGCCAAATATCGCACAATTGGGGTAGGCTGTATGGGATTAGCCGATTGGTTAGCAAAACGTCATCTCACCTACACCCATCTTCAGGAAATCAGTGATTTATTTGAAGACATTGGTTACTATTGCACCGCAGCATCAATGGAACTGGCTCAGGAACGAGGTGCGTATCCTGCTTTTGGGGGTAGTGAATGGAGCAAGGGACATTTAATCGGAGCAAAGCCTGTGGATTGGTTTAAGCAACACGCAAGTCAACCAGAACGCTTTTTACAACTGAGTCAGGATATCAAACAACATGGGATTCGCAATTCACATATTACTGCGATCGCACCTAACACTTCTTCATCTTTAGTTCAGGGTTGTACAGCCAGTGTTTTACCCGTTTACAGCAAATTCTTTTATGAAAAGTGGGCCAAGGGTTCAGTACCCATCGCACCGCCTTACATTCGGGATCATTTATGGTTCTATGTCGAAAATAAGACACTGGATCAGAAAAAAGTGGTGAAAGCGATCGCTACAATCCAACAATGGATTGATACAGGAATTTCAATGGAATTGCTATTTAACCTAAATGCTGGAGTCTATTTCCCCGACGAACCAGAGCGTTCTCTCACCGCTCTTGATATTTTTGAAACCCTAATGCTGGCTTGGGAATTAGGTTGTAAAGCAATCTACTACATTCGCACCGTCCAAAAAGACAGTTTCAAAGAATCGAACGAGCAATGTGTTGCTTGTGCAAGCTGA
- a CDS encoding ribonucleotide-diphosphate reductase subunit beta, with translation MDITQDVTDYINLTPGERRAFDGILSYLTFLDSVQTCNVPHIKNSVTAPEIALCMAEQISQEAMHNQSYQYIIETVIPSDRRTHVYDFWRSDRILKQRCEFIAGLYQKYVDNPTPENYFISLLADYLLEGLYFYNGFIFFYNLSSRMLMSGSADIFRMINRDELSHVRLYQKLIPEAMQVFPHSREQIYEMFALAVEHECKWTGHIVGDDILGITANSTEHYTKYLANTRLKAIGLEALFPEAIYKKSPYAHLERFSDTKKEAHTKANFFEASVTSYVMSSSIEGWDDF, from the coding sequence ATTGATATTACTCAGGATGTAACAGATTACATCAATCTCACGCCTGGGGAACGACGTGCATTTGATGGCATCCTGAGTTACCTGACGTTTCTCGATTCAGTACAAACCTGTAATGTGCCTCACATCAAAAACAGCGTGACTGCACCAGAAATAGCGCTATGTATGGCAGAACAAATTTCCCAAGAGGCGATGCACAATCAGTCCTATCAATACATCATTGAGACAGTGATTCCGAGCGATCGCCGGACACACGTCTATGATTTTTGGCGGAGCGATCGCATTCTCAAACAACGATGCGAATTCATCGCCGGACTATACCAAAAGTATGTCGATAACCCGACACCAGAGAATTATTTCATATCGCTGTTAGCAGATTATTTGTTAGAAGGATTGTATTTCTACAACGGGTTTATATTTTTCTACAATCTGTCATCACGGATGCTGATGTCTGGGAGTGCCGATATCTTTAGAATGATTAACCGAGATGAACTCTCCCATGTGCGGCTGTATCAAAAATTGATTCCAGAAGCGATGCAAGTTTTCCCCCACAGCCGCGAACAAATTTATGAAATGTTTGCTTTAGCCGTCGAGCATGAATGCAAGTGGACAGGACATATTGTCGGAGATGATATTCTTGGCATTACAGCCAACAGTACAGAACACTACACAAAATATCTGGCAAATACTCGCTTGAAGGCGATCGGATTAGAGGCATTATTTCCAGAAGCTATCTACAAGAAAAGCCCCTATGCTCACTTGGAGCGTTTCTCAGATACCAAAAAAGAAGCTCACACGAAGGCAAACTTCTTTGAAGCAAGTGTGACCAGTTACGTCATGTCCTCTAGCATTGAAGGTTGGGATGATTTCTAA
- a CDS encoding endonuclease domain-containing protein, whose amino-acid sequence MIVNRPLSLEKIPYYKRLPHLPFAPNFSVLPEVLNMDILRLDGLKPITLDIARLYPSEIPLQPSQEAIDYYLRQEIKFQMVFIVANFYDLRCSDNVIQGRPYSISLIPASKRGKPQEMSATFFKNFSIEKVLEQEPVYLNFNPFKGEWDLFGSFGTFFNSQSNLDIYTDSIGFIIGVYFLASKYNKRDILLTDIVSADNRTRRKYRDYRIKRYYTSFSKLEIRKLWGADSPIELFLIHALANKGLFPKIQTSIFKDGSVYANFYDMVSAFNVKEEHHLITAVDLYFEQEKLAVFCDSKQYHSTDEAKRKDERISERLATLGINSLRIQGTDIVQNLPGCVAQIEACLNNSFNWNQVE is encoded by the coding sequence ATGATTGTTAATCGTCCACTCAGCTTAGAAAAAATTCCGTATTATAAGCGCCTGCCACACTTACCTTTTGCTCCCAACTTTTCTGTTTTACCAGAAGTCCTTAACATGGACATTCTTAGATTAGATGGTCTTAAACCAATAACATTAGATATTGCTAGACTGTATCCTTCTGAAATTCCACTACAACCATCTCAAGAAGCCATTGATTACTATTTAAGGCAAGAAATCAAGTTTCAAATGGTATTTATAGTAGCCAATTTCTATGATTTGAGATGTTCAGACAATGTAATTCAGGGAAGACCCTACAGTATCTCCCTTATCCCAGCATCAAAAAGAGGTAAGCCACAGGAAATGAGTGCTACATTTTTCAAGAACTTTTCTATAGAAAAAGTCTTGGAACAAGAACCTGTATATCTAAATTTCAACCCATTTAAAGGAGAATGGGATTTATTTGGAAGCTTTGGAACTTTTTTCAATTCACAAAGTAATCTGGATATCTATACTGACTCGATTGGATTCATTATTGGCGTGTATTTCTTGGCAAGCAAGTATAACAAACGGGATATACTCCTCACAGACATAGTTTCTGCTGACAACCGTACTCGAAGAAAATACCGTGATTATAGAATCAAGCGTTATTACACTTCCTTCTCAAAGTTAGAGATTCGTAAGCTGTGGGGAGCAGATTCTCCTATAGAATTATTTCTAATTCACGCTTTAGCAAACAAAGGGCTTTTTCCGAAAATTCAAACGTCCATTTTTAAAGATGGATCTGTTTATGCAAATTTCTACGACATGGTTTCAGCTTTCAATGTGAAGGAGGAACATCATCTTATTACAGCCGTTGACCTATATTTTGAGCAAGAGAAGTTAGCAGTTTTTTGTGATTCTAAGCAGTATCACAGTACTGATGAAGCGAAACGGAAAGATGAAAGAATTAGTGAAAGACTTGCTACTCTCGGTATTAATTCTCTTAGAATTCAAGGCACTGATATAGTTCAAAATTTACCAGGATGTGTAGCTCAGATTGAGGCATGTTTAAACAATTCCTTCAATTGGAATCAGGTGGAGTAG
- a CDS encoding ester cyclase, translating into MTNQETVKEYIRAFNAGDIEALRKVFTPDALIHGSLGWGQFDQIAPIWTQLHSSFNMKLEVEHTVESGQDIIVRFTERGHFVNDFRGQRPTNRTSEVIAIEWFQMEDGLIKRRWGVRDSASHFKQLGVAT; encoded by the coding sequence GTGACTAACCAAGAAACAGTGAAAGAATATATACGCGCATTTAATGCAGGGGATATCGAAGCTCTCCGGAAAGTATTTACTCCAGACGCACTCATACATGGATCTCTAGGTTGGGGCCAGTTTGATCAGATTGCTCCGATCTGGACTCAGCTTCACAGCTCATTCAACATGAAGTTAGAAGTAGAACATACCGTTGAGAGTGGGCAAGACATTATTGTTAGGTTTACGGAGCGCGGACACTTTGTGAATGATTTTCGTGGTCAGCGACCTACAAATCGAACATCTGAAGTCATAGCAATAGAATGGTTTCAGATGGAAGACGGTTTGATTAAGCGCAGATGGGGAGTAAGAGACTCGGCCTCTCACTTTAAGCAGCTCGGCGTAGCAACCTAA
- a CDS encoding hybrid sensor histidine kinase/response regulator — MSLTKTVKKDKILVVDDVFDNLLVLEAVLEDKDYEIHLVEDSKIALTMVKESPPDIILLDVMMPEIDGYEFTRRIRQNPALPFIPILLLTAHYESSVVEGLDAGADDFIRKPFDPDELHARVRSLLRLKHSIDERDQMANLRTDFVSRFTHDLRIPLVASNRVLKLLLEGRFCEVSPQLQEIIDTMIGSNQDLLEMVNTLLEVYRHEAGCKTLKISPCNIQELVSEVTQELTPLAEEKGLVVNINRGETASTIMGDRVELRRVLTNIIGNAIKFTDKGSVDIHSHFTPADVTIDIQDTGPGISKQDQAILFERFRQGKHQRSGSGLGLYLSRCIIEAHQGTIDVTSEPGQGSIFTIHLPVAGEN, encoded by the coding sequence ATGTCTTTAACTAAAACTGTCAAAAAAGATAAAATTCTCGTTGTCGATGATGTTTTTGACAATTTACTGGTCTTAGAAGCAGTCCTAGAAGATAAGGACTATGAGATTCATTTGGTAGAAGATAGCAAAATTGCTCTGACTATGGTAAAGGAGTCACCACCAGACATAATTCTGTTAGATGTGATGATGCCGGAGATAGATGGCTATGAATTTACTCGACGCATCCGACAGAATCCGGCGTTGCCATTTATCCCTATTTTGCTGCTCACAGCTCACTATGAGTCTAGCGTTGTTGAAGGGCTTGATGCTGGTGCAGATGACTTTATTCGTAAACCATTCGATCCTGATGAATTACATGCACGAGTGCGATCGCTTTTGCGCCTTAAACATAGTATCGACGAACGAGATCAGATGGCTAACCTGCGGACAGATTTTGTCTCGCGTTTTACTCACGATTTACGCATACCGCTGGTAGCCTCCAACCGCGTATTAAAATTATTGCTGGAAGGCAGGTTTTGCGAAGTTTCGCCACAATTGCAAGAAATAATTGATACCATGATTGGTAGTAACCAAGACCTGCTGGAAATGGTAAATACCTTGCTAGAAGTTTATCGTCATGAGGCGGGCTGTAAAACCTTAAAAATTTCTCCCTGCAATATTCAGGAATTAGTTAGTGAAGTTACCCAAGAATTAACTCCCTTAGCTGAAGAAAAAGGATTAGTTGTAAACATTAATAGAGGTGAAACTGCAAGCACCATCATGGGCGATCGCGTAGAACTGCGGCGAGTTTTGACAAATATCATCGGCAATGCTATCAAATTTACAGACAAAGGTTCTGTAGATATTCATAGCCATTTTACTCCAGCAGATGTGACTATTGATATCCAAGATACGGGGCCGGGAATTTCTAAACAAGACCAGGCAATATTATTTGAGCGATTTCGCCAAGGTAAACACCAGCGTTCTGGTAGTGGTTTGGGACTATATCTATCTCGCTGTATTATTGAAGCACATCAAGGCACAATCGATGTGACATCTGAGCCAGGGCAGGGTAGTATATTCACTATCCATCTACCTGTAGCTGGTGAAAACTAA
- a CDS encoding response regulator — MSEIKILVIEDHNLTRIGLRAALQTDPELNIVGEAANAAEGIKLLKTLKPDVATIDIGLPDMDGIELTRTFRQYQAENEDYTTKLLILTMQNSEQAVLAAFAAGADSYCMKDIETEKLVEAVRTTYAGSSWIDPAIADLVLQQIRQDFPDGSRGAAGKRVLIEGIDPDVEKNIVSYPLTHREMDVLELIVAGCDNAEIAKRLYLTVGTVKTHVRGILNKLCVADRTQAAVRALRAGLVP, encoded by the coding sequence ATGAGTGAAATCAAGATCCTCGTGATTGAAGATCACAACCTTACGAGAATTGGCTTACGGGCTGCTTTGCAAACCGATCCAGAGTTAAACATTGTTGGTGAAGCAGCCAATGCAGCAGAGGGCATCAAGCTTCTGAAAACTCTCAAGCCCGATGTTGCTACTATTGATATTGGTTTGCCTGACATGGATGGAATTGAGCTAACACGCACATTTAGGCAATATCAAGCCGAGAATGAAGATTATACAACAAAGCTGCTAATTTTAACGATGCAGAATAGCGAACAGGCAGTTTTAGCAGCATTTGCAGCAGGTGCAGATTCTTATTGCATGAAGGATATCGAAACTGAGAAACTAGTAGAGGCTGTACGAACGACCTATGCAGGTAGCTCATGGATCGATCCAGCGATCGCAGACCTTGTACTACAACAAATACGTCAAGATTTCCCCGATGGTAGCAGAGGGGCAGCTGGAAAAAGAGTCTTGATTGAAGGTATTGACCCAGATGTCGAGAAAAATATAGTCAGCTATCCTTTAACTCATAGGGAGATGGATGTTTTAGAGTTGATTGTCGCTGGGTGTGACAATGCAGAAATTGCTAAAAGGCTCTATCTAACAGTCGGTACTGTAAAAACTCATGTTCGAGGTATTCTGAATAAACTCTGTGTTGCTGACCGTACACAGGCTGCTGTCCGGGCTTTGCGGGCTGGATTAGTACCGTGA
- a CDS encoding NAD(P)H-quinone oxidoreductase subunit 4 — MIADQFPWLTAIVLLPLVASLLIPVLPDKDGKRVRWYALGVGIADFALMCYAFWKHYDASSASFQLVENYAWMPQLGLNWAVSVDGLSVPLVLLAGFVTTLSIFSAWQVSHRPRLFYFLMLVLYSAQVGVFVAKDLLLFFIMWEVELIPVYLLVCIWGGQRRRYAATKFLLYTAAASIFILVAALAMGLYGGGNMTFDITALARKEYPLGLQLLLYAGLLIAFGVKLAVFPMHTWLPDAHGEASSPVSMILAGVLLKMGGYGLIRLNLELLPDAHIYFAPVLAILGVVNIIYGALNSFAQTNMKRRLAYSSISHMGFVLLGIASFTDLGINGAMLQMISHGLIASVLFFLAGVTYDRSHTMVMKDMGGIGQAMPKVFALFTIGTMASLALPGMSGFAGELSVFVGLTSSDVYSSTFCTVTVFLAAVGVILTPIYLLSMLREVFYGQGAALICDINNAGSENQEDEGTVCFGTDCLVPEDAVYEDARPREVFIAACFLLMIIGIGFYPKMAMQMYDVKTVAVNANLRQSYAIVSQTNPQIYAKGFLIPQISEVEVAPVLGTLK; from the coding sequence ATGATAGCGGATCAATTTCCCTGGCTTACCGCGATTGTCTTGCTGCCACTCGTTGCTTCTTTGCTCATTCCTGTGCTGCCTGATAAAGATGGCAAGCGCGTGCGGTGGTATGCACTGGGTGTAGGTATTGCAGACTTTGCTTTGATGTGCTACGCCTTTTGGAAGCATTACGATGCCAGTAGTGCTAGTTTTCAACTTGTGGAGAATTATGCCTGGATGCCTCAGTTAGGTTTGAACTGGGCGGTATCAGTCGATGGACTTTCAGTTCCCCTTGTGCTTTTGGCAGGATTTGTCACTACACTCTCAATTTTTTCGGCCTGGCAAGTTTCACACCGACCCCGCCTTTTCTATTTCTTGATGCTAGTGCTGTATTCTGCACAGGTAGGGGTGTTCGTTGCCAAAGACTTGCTGCTATTTTTCATTATGTGGGAAGTAGAGCTGATTCCCGTCTACCTACTAGTCTGCATTTGGGGTGGGCAAAGGCGTCGTTATGCGGCTACGAAATTTTTGTTGTACACCGCAGCGGCTTCTATATTTATTTTAGTGGCAGCCCTGGCAATGGGGCTATACGGCGGCGGTAATATGACATTTGACATAACCGCTCTCGCCAGGAAGGAATATCCTCTTGGTTTACAACTGCTACTTTATGCAGGGTTGCTGATTGCATTTGGTGTCAAGCTTGCTGTTTTTCCGATGCATACTTGGTTACCTGATGCCCACGGCGAAGCATCCTCTCCTGTATCGATGATTTTGGCTGGTGTATTGCTGAAGATGGGCGGATATGGACTAATTCGCCTGAATCTTGAGTTGCTTCCCGATGCACACATTTACTTTGCGCCCGTTTTAGCCATTCTGGGTGTTGTCAACATTATCTATGGTGCATTGAACTCCTTTGCTCAGACCAATATGAAGCGGCGTTTAGCTTATTCGTCGATTTCCCACATGGGATTTGTATTGCTTGGGATTGCCTCTTTCACTGATTTGGGAATCAACGGGGCGATGTTGCAAATGATTTCACATGGTTTGATTGCATCAGTGCTGTTCTTCTTGGCAGGCGTTACTTACGATCGCAGCCATACAATGGTAATGAAAGATATGGGCGGTATTGGTCAAGCCATGCCCAAAGTCTTTGCCCTGTTTACAATCGGAACGATGGCATCCCTGGCACTTCCCGGTATGAGCGGCTTTGCTGGCGAACTCTCGGTATTCGTTGGTCTGACAAGCAGTGACGTTTACAGTTCGACTTTCTGTACTGTAACAGTTTTTCTAGCAGCAGTTGGAGTCATCCTCACACCTATTTATCTACTTTCCATGCTGCGAGAGGTATTTTATGGTCAGGGTGCAGCACTCATCTGCGACATTAATAATGCAGGCTCAGAAAATCAAGAAGATGAGGGAACAGTTTGTTTTGGTACAGACTGCTTAGTGCCAGAAGATGCAGTCTACGAGGATGCTAGACCTCGTGAGGTATTTATAGCGGCCTGTTTTCTGCTGATGATTATTGGTATTGGTTTCTATCCCAAAATGGCGATGCAGATGTACGATGTGAAGACTGTTGCAGTCAATGCTAATCTTCGCCAGTCTTATGCCATAGTCTCGCAAACAAATCCCCAGATTTATGCTAAAGGATTCTTGATTCCGCAAATTTCAGAGGTTGAGGTAGCGCCCGTTTTGGGAACTTTGAAGTAA
- the thrB gene encoding homoserine kinase, with amino-acid sequence MSVVSGVTVTVPATTANLGPGFDCIGAALKLYNEFKFTRLEEGELIIHVTGTEAERVQTDENNLLYQAFVKFYQHIEQTPPIVKIEIKLGVPLARGLGSSATAIVGGLVAANQLEGAPMSQSQMMELAIAMEGHPDNVVPALLGGCRLAASSGAGWEICDVPWHKDVVPVVAIPDFELSTSKARGVLPTEVSRADAIFNTAHLGLLLRGLETGNGQWLKTALQDKLHQPYRKALIPGYDALNIAAVSAGAYGMVISGAGATLLALADKLHSEAVEAAMLAAWQEEGITAEVRSLSLDTQGAKSF; translated from the coding sequence ATGTCTGTTGTTTCTGGTGTCACTGTTACCGTTCCGGCCACAACTGCTAATTTGGGGCCTGGTTTTGATTGCATCGGTGCAGCTTTAAAGCTGTACAACGAGTTCAAGTTCACTCGCCTAGAAGAGGGTGAGCTAATTATTCATGTCACTGGTACGGAAGCTGAACGAGTCCAAACTGATGAGAACAATCTCCTCTACCAAGCATTTGTCAAGTTCTATCAACATATAGAGCAAACACCGCCGATAGTGAAAATAGAGATTAAATTAGGTGTCCCACTGGCGAGGGGTTTGGGTAGTTCGGCGACAGCAATTGTTGGTGGCTTAGTTGCTGCTAATCAACTTGAGGGTGCGCCTATGAGTCAGTCGCAGATGATGGAGTTAGCGATCGCAATGGAAGGACATCCTGATAATGTAGTTCCAGCTTTGTTGGGAGGATGTCGTCTCGCTGCTAGCAGTGGTGCAGGTTGGGAAATTTGTGATGTTCCCTGGCATAAAGATGTTGTACCAGTTGTGGCTATTCCTGATTTTGAACTTTCCACTTCAAAGGCGCGGGGCGTTCTTCCAACTGAAGTGAGTCGCGCCGATGCGATTTTCAATACGGCACATTTGGGGTTATTATTGCGCGGCTTGGAAACTGGTAATGGACAATGGTTAAAGACAGCTTTGCAAGATAAGTTGCATCAGCCCTATCGCAAAGCTTTGATTCCTGGTTATGATGCCCTAAACATTGCAGCTGTAAGTGCTGGTGCTTATGGTATGGTGATTAGTGGTGCGGGGGCGACACTGTTAGCTTTGGCAGATAAATTACACTCAGAGGCTGTGGAGGCGGCGATGTTAGCTGCTTGGCAAGAAGAAGGAATTACAGCCGAGGTGCGATCGCTTTCTCTCGATACCCAAGGCGCAAAAAGCTTTTAA
- a CDS encoding DUF1257 domain-containing protein, whose amino-acid sequence MSHFSTLRTKITDAEILKASLRDLGISVKTEADVRGYNGQRVRSDIVAMLDGEYDLGWSRNSDGSFDLIADLWGVAKKHNQTELINSINQKYAVNKTLAEVKQRGLQNANVKLVLQ is encoded by the coding sequence ATGTCTCACTTTAGCACCCTGCGTACCAAAATCACCGATGCCGAAATCCTCAAGGCTTCCTTGCGCGACCTCGGTATCAGCGTAAAGACTGAAGCTGATGTCCGTGGTTATAACGGTCAGCGTGTCCGTTCTGACATCGTTGCTATGTTGGATGGCGAATATGACCTCGGCTGGTCTCGCAACAGCGATGGTTCCTTTGACCTAATCGCTGACCTGTGGGGAGTTGCTAAGAAGCACAACCAAACCGAGTTGATCAACTCCATCAACCAAAAGTATGCCGTTAACAAAACTTTGGCTGAAGTAAAACAACGCGGTCTGCAAAACGCCAATGTGAAGTTGGTATTGCAATAA